Proteins encoded by one window of Pseudonocardia sp. HH130629-09:
- a CDS encoding nuclear transport factor 2 family protein — protein sequence MTNSERTDSAPATPQPAHLSQASLEEKITYLLDRVQIADVVQRYGECTDMRDFARLRTCFVDEIEVDHSPTIGMGRMRVSADRWCELAEEFHSQLDGDEHMLIPQTMTVLGDTASCHVLMHAHHFYRQANGSPFQTLVGTYDMDLVRTDEGWKISRSIQGVHWSEGNWQFHSDIADSLTDVG from the coding sequence ATGACGAACTCCGAGCGAACCGACTCCGCGCCGGCGACACCACAGCCGGCGCACCTCTCGCAGGCGAGCCTGGAGGAGAAGATCACCTATCTCCTGGATCGAGTGCAGATCGCGGACGTGGTGCAGCGGTATGGCGAGTGCACCGACATGCGTGATTTCGCCCGTCTCCGGACCTGCTTCGTCGACGAGATCGAGGTCGATCACTCGCCGACGATCGGGATGGGCCGGATGCGAGTCTCGGCCGATCGTTGGTGTGAGCTGGCCGAGGAGTTCCACAGCCAGCTCGACGGGGACGAACACATGCTCATCCCGCAGACCATGACCGTCCTGGGGGACACGGCGTCGTGTCACGTGCTGATGCACGCGCACCACTTCTACCGGCAGGCCAACGGGAGCCCGTTCCAGACCCTGGTCGGAACCTACGACATGGACCTGGTCCGGACCGACGAAGGCTGGAAGATCAGCCGCTCGATCCAGGGTGTGCACTGGTCTGAGGGGAACTGGCAGTTCCACTCCGACATCGCGGACTCGCTGACCGATGTCGGGTAG
- a CDS encoding phosphatase PAP2 family protein — translation MDDRARPPLPARLTGPVAALLLVLAGVLVAIAYTGVLQAGDTETAVGLAADRIPGVTVAAVVVTEIGNTAGSTAVGLIGGAVLAYRGRPAAGLCLAAVPIVASGVFTAVKRVLDRARPPADLQVVSAANESLPSGHATMVAAAWTTLVLVLWPLLRARGRVLLTAFAVLWAGAVGSTRVYLGVHWLSDVLAGWALGAALAFTGVTVLSLVLSRRAVRAAA, via the coding sequence ATGGATGATCGAGCCCGCCCCCCGCTCCCGGCCCGCCTGACGGGCCCGGTGGCGGCACTGCTGCTGGTGCTCGCCGGGGTGCTCGTCGCGATCGCCTACACCGGAGTGCTCCAGGCCGGGGACACCGAGACCGCAGTCGGGCTCGCCGCGGACCGGATCCCCGGTGTCACCGTGGCCGCGGTGGTGGTCACCGAGATCGGCAACACCGCCGGCAGCACGGCGGTCGGGCTGATCGGCGGGGCGGTCCTGGCCTACCGGGGCCGCCCGGCCGCCGGACTGTGCCTGGCCGCCGTGCCGATCGTCGCCAGCGGGGTGTTCACCGCGGTCAAGCGGGTCCTCGACCGGGCCCGGCCGCCGGCGGACCTGCAGGTGGTGTCGGCGGCGAACGAGTCGCTGCCGTCCGGGCACGCGACGATGGTCGCCGCCGCCTGGACCACGCTGGTGCTCGTGTTGTGGCCGCTCCTGCGTGCCCGTGGGCGGGTGCTGCTCACCGCGTTCGCGGTGCTGTGGGCCGGCGCCGTCGGGTCCACCCGCGTCTACCTGGGTGTGCACTGGCTCTCCGACGTACTCGCCGGCTGGGCGCTCGGGGCCGCGCTGGCGTTCACCGGGGTGACGGTGCTGTCGCTGGTCCTGAGCCGGCGGGCGGTCCGCGCCGCCGCCTGA
- the pgi gene encoding glucose-6-phosphate isomerase, with translation MSDTNSHDITATREWTVLTEHAAEVEPRHLRALFDDDPERANALTATGADLVLDYSKHRITRETVGLLAGLARAAGLPERTEAMFTGEHVNTSEDRAVLHTALRLPRDASLTVDGRDVVADVHAVLDRMGEFTDAVRSGAWTGFTGQRIRTVVNIGIGGSDLGPVMAYEALRDYAQRDLECRFVSNIDPTDLYEKTLDLDPATTLFVVSSKTFSTQETLTNARNARSWLLAGLGTDAAGAVAQHFAAVSTNAEKVSEFGISTDNMFGFWDWVGGRYSLDSAIGLSLMCAIGKEHFAEFLSGMHAMDTHFRSTPLEQNLPVIAGMLGIWYSNFFGAETRAVLPYSQYLHRLPAYLQQLTMESNGKSVRGDGTPVTTTTGEIFWGEPGTNGQHAFYQLLHQGTRLVPADFIGFAQPHHDAAGEDGADSQDLFMANLFAQSAALAFGRTAAEIAAEGTPADVVPHKVMPGNRPSSTILAEKLTPSVLGQLIAFYEHVTFVEGTIWGVDSFDQWGVELGKAMARQFGPALHAADPPDAAEAGLDASTAALIGRYRAWRGR, from the coding sequence GTGTCCGACACGAACAGCCACGACATCACGGCGACGCGCGAGTGGACGGTGCTGACCGAGCACGCGGCGGAGGTCGAGCCGCGCCACCTGCGGGCGCTGTTCGACGACGACCCCGAGCGCGCCAACGCCCTCACCGCCACCGGCGCCGACCTGGTGCTCGACTACTCCAAGCACCGCATCACCCGCGAGACCGTCGGGCTGCTGGCCGGGCTCGCGCGGGCGGCAGGACTGCCGGAGCGCACCGAGGCCATGTTCACCGGCGAGCACGTCAACACCTCCGAGGACCGGGCGGTGCTGCACACCGCGCTGCGGCTGCCGCGGGACGCCTCGCTCACCGTCGACGGCCGGGACGTCGTCGCCGACGTGCACGCTGTGCTGGACCGGATGGGCGAGTTCACCGACGCCGTTCGCTCCGGGGCGTGGACCGGGTTCACCGGGCAGCGGATCCGCACCGTGGTCAACATCGGCATCGGTGGCTCGGACCTGGGCCCGGTCATGGCCTACGAGGCCCTCCGCGACTACGCGCAACGGGACCTCGAGTGCCGGTTCGTGTCCAACATCGACCCCACCGACCTGTACGAGAAGACCCTCGACCTCGACCCCGCGACGACGCTGTTCGTCGTCTCGTCGAAGACGTTCAGCACCCAGGAGACGCTGACCAACGCCCGCAACGCACGGTCCTGGCTGCTGGCCGGGCTCGGGACGGACGCCGCAGGCGCCGTCGCCCAGCACTTCGCCGCCGTCTCCACGAACGCGGAGAAGGTGTCGGAGTTCGGCATCTCCACCGACAACATGTTCGGGTTCTGGGACTGGGTCGGCGGACGCTACTCGCTGGACTCGGCGATCGGGCTGTCGCTGATGTGCGCGATCGGCAAGGAGCACTTCGCGGAGTTCCTGTCCGGCATGCACGCCATGGACACCCACTTCCGCAGCACCCCGCTCGAGCAGAATCTTCCGGTCATCGCCGGGATGCTCGGGATCTGGTACTCGAACTTCTTCGGCGCCGAGACCCGCGCTGTGCTGCCCTACTCCCAGTACCTGCACCGGCTGCCCGCCTACCTGCAGCAGCTGACGATGGAGTCCAACGGCAAGTCCGTGCGCGGCGACGGGACCCCGGTCACCACGACCACCGGGGAGATCTTCTGGGGCGAGCCGGGGACCAACGGCCAGCACGCCTTCTACCAGCTGCTGCACCAGGGCACCCGGCTCGTGCCCGCCGACTTCATCGGCTTCGCGCAGCCGCACCACGACGCCGCGGGCGAGGACGGCGCCGACTCCCAGGACCTGTTCATGGCGAACCTGTTCGCCCAGTCGGCGGCGCTCGCCTTCGGCAGGACCGCGGCGGAGATCGCGGCCGAGGGCACTCCGGCCGACGTCGTGCCGCACAAGGTCATGCCGGGCAACCGGCCGTCGTCGACGATCCTCGCCGAGAAGCTGACCCCGTCGGTGCTGGGACAGCTCATCGCCTTCTACGAGCACGTCACGTTCGTCGAGGGCACGATCTGGGGCGTCGACTCCTTCGACCAGTGGGGCGTCGAGCTCGGCAAGGCCATGGCCCGGCAGTTCGGCCCGGCGCTCCACGCCGCGGACCCGCCGGACGCCGCGGAGGCCGGGCTGGACGCCTCCACCGCCGCGCTCATCGGCCGCTACCGCGCCTGGCGCGGGCGATGA
- a CDS encoding DoxX family protein codes for MYRSLTGTPRDVVLLVARLLLAYIMVMHSWKKIDAGLFDTATVFAKFGIPLAIAAASFTIVVELVFSLSVALGLRMVVPGALMTFVMAGAIWFVHGRNGLFMADNGWALVGTIICATLILMTAGAGRFSVDELLSRQAARRMEQTQAIPRQTVAV; via the coding sequence GTGTACCGCTCCCTGACCGGAACCCCCCGCGACGTCGTGCTCCTCGTCGCCCGCCTGCTGCTGGCCTACATCATGGTCATGCACTCGTGGAAGAAGATCGACGCCGGTCTGTTCGACACCGCGACCGTCTTCGCCAAGTTCGGTATCCCGCTGGCCATCGCCGCGGCCTCCTTCACGATCGTCGTCGAGCTGGTCTTCTCCCTGTCGGTCGCGCTCGGCCTGCGCATGGTCGTCCCCGGCGCCCTGATGACCTTCGTGATGGCCGGTGCGATCTGGTTCGTCCACGGCAGGAACGGCCTGTTCATGGCCGACAACGGCTGGGCGCTGGTCGGCACGATCATCTGCGCCACGCTGATCCTCATGACCGCCGGCGCCGGCCGGTTCAGCGTCGACGAGCTCCTGTCCCGCCAGGCGGCGCGCCGGATGGAGCAGACCCAGGCCATCCCGCGCCAGACCGTCGCTGTCTGA
- a CDS encoding HipA family kinase — translation MGHERTIEGRALPRLTAIRYVTPLREGGSLPGLMEADDLGTYAVKFTGAGQGRPVLVNEIVSGELARALGLPVPRIATIVVDGSLGRTEPDEEVQELLRHSGGLNLAVDFLPGALDLDPIAFDVGSGFAGRVLWFDALVGNVDRSWRNSNMLLWHRSPYLIDHGATLTFAHDWSAVPRFAHRPFDAGDHVLLGAHPDLDAADAALAPLVTPDLLHDVLALVPDEWIADVDGVGGPDEVRAAYAAALLARVAARGTWLPGVAATVAAGRPRPVDRAPRRPPWLRIGGVGGGESR, via the coding sequence GTGGGCCACGAGCGGACGATCGAGGGGCGGGCGCTGCCCCGGCTGACCGCGATCCGGTACGTCACCCCGCTGCGCGAGGGCGGCTCGCTGCCCGGGCTGATGGAGGCCGACGATCTCGGCACCTACGCGGTCAAGTTCACCGGAGCCGGACAGGGCCGCCCGGTGCTGGTCAACGAGATCGTCTCCGGCGAGCTCGCCCGCGCGCTGGGGCTGCCCGTACCGCGGATCGCGACGATCGTCGTCGACGGGTCGCTCGGGCGCACCGAGCCCGACGAGGAGGTCCAGGAGCTGCTGCGCCACTCCGGCGGGCTCAACCTGGCCGTCGACTTCCTGCCCGGAGCGCTCGACCTGGACCCGATCGCGTTCGACGTCGGGTCCGGGTTCGCCGGGCGGGTGCTCTGGTTCGACGCGCTCGTCGGCAACGTCGACCGGTCCTGGCGCAACTCCAACATGCTGCTGTGGCACCGCAGCCCGTACCTCATCGACCACGGCGCGACGCTCACCTTCGCCCACGACTGGTCGGCGGTCCCGCGCTTCGCCCACCGCCCGTTCGACGCCGGTGACCACGTGCTGCTCGGCGCGCACCCCGACCTGGACGCCGCCGACGCGGCGCTCGCCCCGCTCGTCACCCCGGACCTGCTGCACGACGTGCTGGCCCTGGTCCCCGACGAGTGGATCGCCGACGTCGACGGTGTCGGCGGCCCCGACGAGGTCCGCGCGGCCTACGCCGCCGCGCTGCTGGCCCGGGTCGCCGCGCGCGGGACCTGGCTGCCGGGCGTCGCTGCGACGGTCGCGGCGGGCAGACCGCGCCCGGTGGACCGCGCCCCGCGCCGCCCGCCGTGGCTGCGGATCGGCGGCGTCGGGGGCGGGGAGAGCCGGTGA